Part of the Ornithorhynchus anatinus isolate Pmale09 chromosome 8, mOrnAna1.pri.v4, whole genome shotgun sequence genome, GCCTCCCCGTTCTGCTCGGCCCagtcccgggggccgggggactcTATATCACGGGCCCACTGGCGCAGGTTGGCTCACCGGGTTGCGGCAGACACGCAGCGGGAAGACTACGGGAAGGGTTgcggggggccgggtggggggtgcGGGGCCGGCTTGGCGCTTAGCCGGGGAGCAGAAGAGGAAGCCAGAGAGCCGGCAAATCCTCCTGGAGGCAGTCAGCCCGTGGCTTATACAGAGTTGACGGAGGCCGGGGCTTGTAAGGGGCCAAAGCGGCTGGTCAGGCACATGGAGGAGTTGAAGCTGGGGAGCGGCTTGCTCTGGACTGGCTCTCAAGATACCCCCAGCCTGAGGATTCTCAGTTTCTATTTGATTTTCTCCAAGGCTCCCGGGCCCCCCTAGATGTCCCCTTCAggctctcctccccccccgcctggCGTCCCGGCTGTTCCCACCTCtgccgccccacccccggcctcccccgccccacgtCTGCCGCCTCGCTCGGCCCCACCACCGGCCTGCCCGCCCCTCGCCCGGCCCCCGCCAACCTTTCCCGGTGCTGACGGGCAGGAGTGGCTGTGTGCAGGTTGCCCTCGGGGACCGGGTCCGGGCATGGACGGGAGAGTGGAGCTGGAGGTGCTGAGGACTCCCCAGGGGCCCGGGGAGGTCAGCGTCCACCTGGTGGCCAGTGATAATGCCGTGCCGACCCCCCACCTGCCGGCCACCGCCTTCATCATTCCAGGTGCCCGCCCTGCCCGCCACGTCCCGCCACGTCCGGTGCCGCGAACGCGCCTGTCGCATCCTGCCTGCCGAGCCCGGTGCCACGGTCCCGCCTGCTACGTCTGGTGCCGCGGCCCTGCCTGACGCGTCCCGCCTGTCGTGTTCTGTGCCACGTTCTGCCTGCCATGTCTTACCTGCCGCCTGCCTGCCCTGTCCCGTGCCACGGCCCTGCCTGCCATGTCCCGATCCGCGGCCCTGCCTGCCACGTCCCGCCTGCTTTGGGCCTGAAAAGGGGTGGGAGAGCTGGGTCGCTGACCTCAGGAATGGCTGAGGGGCGGGGTCGTCGGTGCCCGtcggtccccctgccccccgggaccATGAGGGGCGAGGACTGCTGGGGTCGGGGTGGGACCTAGAGAGAGGTACTGCTGGACCACCGGCCCTTATTGCTTctactcctgccccctcctctcctgcaaAGGCTGCTGACCCTCAGCTTTCCCGGCCCCTAACCTGTTGGCCCCAACCTTCTTTGGCCCCATCCCTGCCATCCCGGGCCCACCCTGTTGGCTccatccttccccagccccactttGGCCTCTTTTCCACCCACCCCCGCCTTTGGCTCTGCTGAGCCCAACTGCCGCCCCCTCCCACTCTGCCGGGACAGGCAGAGAGATTGAATCCAAgggttgtggggggcgggggcagttgCAGGGCAAGCGAAGGGGCCTAGTTGGCTCAAGGcagctccacctccctcccctggtcGGTCCTGGGTCTGAGGCATCCTGATGGGGGGGATTCCCAGGCTTGAAGTTCCAGGCAGCTCTAGCGGCTGTCCCAATCTACCCGGCCGAGAAGCCCACCTCCCCTGTTGGGCACCGCTGCAGTTGGGGCCCGAGTAGGAGAAGGCCGGGCCTCCCCTCAGGCCGAGGGCCTGTGGCTCGGCCGGGCTCCGGGGGCCGTGGGGAGACCGGGAGGCCCTGGCCCCTGGGCCAGCTCAGCAcgagcctcctcttccccccgacctctgtctgtctgtccatcctgCCCTCAGCGAACCCGaccaccatcaccctccccactgGCCCCGTCGAGATCCAGCGGTTTCCCCGCGAGCCCCtgaggggcccggggccggagagGCCAGAGCGGCTCCCTGGGAGCGAGCCCGTCACGGCCACCGTGATCCCCCAGGTTGGAGGGGTGCAGGCCTGCAGCACGGTCCGTGTGCTGGAGTGGAAGGACGGGCTGGCCACTCTGCCAGGAAGCAGCCTGCGGGTGAGTGCGGGGGCCGGGGAAGACCCGCAAGGAAGAGGGATCGGGGACGCAGGGACCGGGAGGGACTCCTTGAGGTCGGGGAACGTCTCTTCCGACTATTCTGTTGAacgttcctaagcgcttagtacagcgctctgcacgtggtaagcattcagtaaatcccattgattgatggagggctggggggagatggagagtggggtggactcggggagagggagagtggaaggacTAGGGGAGGTAGCGACGGGGCAacagatgggggagatggagaggaggagggggtgggctgggagagaggggttgCGGGCCGGTAGGGATGGAAGCAGCCCGGGAGCGGTTACTAGAGGCAGCGGGCCGAGCCCTGATGGTAGCTCCGTGAAGCTGGAGTCATCTGCCTATCTGGGGACTTGCCCGTTGCCCACCCTGCCAATCCCATTGTGAgagcccttctcccttccttcttcccaccctgCATCCATCCAGGCTCCCGTCCTaccccccccctcttccccccgagcctttccctgttccctgcctacccctcaccccctgctATGGCCTATCCCGCTCCCcccagtctttccccactcccttcactcattcaattcactcaatcatctctattgagcatttactgtgtgcaaagcactgtgttaagcacttaatgttgaGCTGCATtccccctccctgctttccccactccctgcaTCTCCCCTGCCGGCGTCTTCCTGGAATGTCACCgttgattgttgtactttcccaagctctcagtacagtgttctgcacagagtaagctctcaagaaatatgattgaatgaatgaaggaagccccgcctcatttcctctccccctctctgtctccccgccatctcccccagctccctgcctcccccgaccccaggggTCAGGCCTCAGCCcgctctgctcctttccctccctgcagcTCCGGATCAACGAGTTCGGGACCCTGAAAGTGGTCAGCGGGGACAGACTCGCGGGCCCAGAGCCCGTGACGGAGGCGCCTCCAGCCAAGGATGGGGTCCCCGCCGGCCCCACCGAGCACGGTAGCCCCTCTCTTCCTCCGacttctcccttccaccccccgcAGCTCGCCATTTCCAGGGACACCAAGGGGTCTTCCTCTGCCAGCcttagcctggaggcaggggatgaaCTGGAGGGTGGAAATTCAGCCTATGGGGCCAGGTCCTGGAGGTCCTCTGTGGTGGACCTGGACACCTGGAAGAGctttctcacccccctttcccaatTCCTCCATATCCAGCCTCTTGTATCCGCCTTAAGCCATCCCAACGTCCCCTTTCTCCGGCTTGGGCCAGCAACGTCCCCAGGGGACGATCCTCTGTGGAATGGAGAGCTGAGTCCCCGGAGGGAaggactcaatccatcaatcgttggtatttattgagcgcttactgtgtgcagagcactgtactaagctcttgggagagcccagtacaacagagttggtagccgcgatcgtaccctcaaggagcttacagtctagcagcttGCTCTCAACAGTCCCGGATCCTAGCGTTTTCCAGATGCCCATCCCCTGCGGAGAGATTCTGGGGCGTTGGTGGGAGGACGAGGGGCGGCTGGGAGGAGTTTGGGAGGGATGGGATTGGGGGATAGTGCCGAGAGGCTGTGGTGAGGGAGAGACAGCAGAATTGTTTGGTGGACAGAGATGGGAATGAGTGTCTAGTCTGGAGTCCCCCGCTCATGCTCTGACCCCGATCTCTCTTCCGTCTCCCTTTCCAGCAGCCCCCGCACCACCTCCGGGggcagaggaggatgaagaggaggaggaggaggaggaggaagaggaggaaggctcGTGCCGCTGCAACACCTGCGGAAGGAGGCACGTGGCCGGGGGTACCCGGGGTGGGCGAGGCTTTTGCAGTGAAATCTGTCACCGGCAGTTcacagagaggtgaggaaggGCGGCGTTGGTGTGCGTCTGTCTGTCTGGGTGATGGTCCCTTCTCCCTTTTGGAAGCTGGTTGGATCACTCGTGGGCTTCCAGGAGCGGGGAGATTCCAGGAGTGGGAAATGACAAGGGTGGAGCTACCAGAGATGGGGTTTATGGGGCGAGGCTTACAGAAGTGGGGGTTCCCAGGGGCAGGAGTTTCGAGAGACAGGGTTTAAGGAGAAGGGCGTCCAGGGGTTTCCCAGGGGCCGGATTTCCCCCGAGCCAATTCCGGCCCTTGGTTTACGATGCTTCGGAAGTTTTGTATTGTAACTCGGTGTTGTCGGAATGGCACTTATTCCCCTCTGGTATAAGTGTGCTTTAGGCTGTGTATGTCTCTGCCGATGTTGATCAGAGAGAAACGAGTGCTGGCTCTCTAAAGATTGTGTCCGTGGCCACTGGGTCAGGAGGGTGACTCCAGATTACCCGAGTGCTTTGGCTAGTGACACCACCTGGACTCACAGAAACTCAGGTCCTCgggtcccccggcccctgccccgtgtCCTGTgacctgcctccccgccccccaacccaggTCTGTCATCGTGGAGAACTCTGCGGGCAGCACCAACGCCGTCGAGATCCTGAAACCggtgaagaagagaaagaggaaggagtgcCCGAGTCCATCGGAGGGGGAGTCTGAGTTGGAGCAGATGGTAGGAGcgggctggagaaggggctggCACAGGGACGGTCACGATGAGCAGggtgttggtgggggggaagggggcaggtgaGGCTGAAAGGGGTACAGGGAgaccctccctaccccaccctcCAACCCTGATTCCTTAGAGGCCGTGGAAATGCGACTAACCtcctgtgtgcatatgtgtgtgagtgtgtgtgtatatgtaataataataataatgttggtgtttgttaagcgcttactatgtgccgagcactgttctaagcgctggggtagacacaggggaatcaggttgtcccatgtggggctcacaatcttaatccccattttacagatgaggtaactgaggcaccgagaagttaagtgacttgcccaaagtcacacagctgacaagtggccgagccgggattcgaacccgtgacctctgactccaaagcccgtgctctttccactgagccatgctgcttctctatgtaccacTGTGGGCATGTGGTACCCTTGTGTGGAAGTGGGTCTAGGTCTGTgcagatgtggggggggggggttgtgcaCATGCAGGTGTTGCGTGGGTCTTCGTGTCAGAGTGTGTGAGAGTTTGTGTGAGGAGATCAATCAGAAGTGTTTAGTgaatgccaactgtgtgcagagcactgttccaagcacttggaatggtacGCTAGAATGTATCGGCATGATGccttgtccccaaggagcttacaatttagcgggggagacagacacataaaaATGACAgcgaggagaggaaagaggatgggaagaTAGATTTGGGACCGTGTCTGGGTGTGGATGGTGACAAATACAGGAGGCCAATAGGTGGTTGtgttctatggttctatttattttgatagtatagatgcctgtctacttgttttgttgtctgtcgtcccccctccccccgcctccttctagactgtgagcctgttgtcgggcagggattgtctctatctgttgccgaattgtactttccaagcgcttagtacagtgctctgcacacagtaagcgctcaaaaaatacgattgaatgaatgaatgaaagcaggagGGTTGTGATGgggaggatttgaagggggaagaggtcggaggtgagaaaGATAGGAACAAGCAGGGAGTAGGTTAGCGggagtgggattaagactgtgagccctatgtgggacaacctgataaccttttatttacgccagtgcttagaacagtgcttggcacatagtaagtgcttaacgaataccatcattattattagaagcagcatggcctggtggcaagagcgaGATCTGGGGAGTCTGAGGgcgtgacttctaatcccagctctgccattggctgtgtgaccttgggcaagtcacttcacttctctttgtctcggttacctcgtctgtaaaatggagattaagacagtgagcctcgtgcggggcaacctgattgccttgactccaccccagtgcttagaacagtgcttggcacgtagtaagtgcttaaccactaccataattgtttattattatctCACTTTCCTACTCCTTGCTGCATTCTCCCCTCCACTGGTCAGTCCGGGTTAAGGGCAATTCAATCaggtttatttattgagtgcttaccgtgtgcagaacgctgtactaagcgcttggtagagaacaccatgacagaattgggagacgtcgatccctgcccacaaggagcttacagtctactgggcaAAGAGCCTAGGGGCCTGGGGGATGCGTCCTACGGCGGGTgtggaggggaaggtagaggtgGTACCCACATCTTGTCACCAGAAAAGTGCCGCTCTGTCTTccctaggaggagaagcaggaggagcagaaggacgcggagggggagggagacccggCCACCAGCACTCCTGAGAGTGAGGAGTGGAGCCCGAGCCACCCTGGTATGGAAGGTCTTGGAAGGGTTAGAGAGGCAGGCAATCTGTGGGCGTGTGTTGGGGCGTCCAGttgtggatggaggggaaggggatcgtGCCCCATCTCCTGCTCCCATGTGCCActtgactttctctctctctctctctctctctctctctctctctctctctgtcctgcacgctctctgcctctctctgtctctctccctctgcctcgccCTGCTCTGGGCTCAAGTCCTCAGGGTTACCCGTGAGGTCCCTGATGTCTAGGAGGCCCCGTGGTCTCAGGGTGGCAATTCTGATGGTCTGACCTCCAAGCACCAGAACTGGGGGCGGCTGGGAGCTCCAGGGGCTCCTGGAGAACAGCCGCTGGGTGTGTGTGGCGCTGGGTCAGACCCAGGGTccctgggggatggggggtggctgGCGGCGGGAGACAGACGGGTCACCGACGGGGCATTGGATACGTAGCCCGGGAGAGTTGTCAGCTCTCTGAGTCGCTAGAATCGTCAGCTCAGTCCACTTCTGGGTCACCCTCATGAATTTGGTTCGGTCTGAGCTTTTCCTGTGAACCGCCGGGGTACGGCAAGGCAGCCCGCTTCCGCGGGCTGCCTGGGGGGTCTGGGTGGCGGGGTGTTCCCCAGAACACCCCCGGACTGCAGATCAGTGATTCGGGTGGGAGGGGATTGTCGGGAGCAGGGGACATTGCTGGATCACGCGATGGTTACAGTCCACCCAAGAAGCCTCAGGAAGGGCTGGGCCCACCCACACCCCAGCCAGAGCCCACTGCCTGCCCCCCCTGAGGCACAGCCGTACTTCGGTTTGGGGCATTTTCCTCCTGACCCCATGGAGGGGCGGAGAGGGCCGGCCAATCGTGCATGGGGAGGCAGGAGCTCACTGTTGGCTGATAGGAGGCTGGAATCTGAAGTTATCTTCGCCAGACCCAGTTGGAGATGTGGCCGGAATGGAGTGGGACAATGCCCAATGGGGCTAGTGGGGACGCGGGTGCGTGAGGGGCCTTGGGGGATCTGAAGGAGTCcagttcctctcccccgccccggggggagaTGAGAAGACGTGGTTACAGAGTCCGTGTGCGTAGACTGATGGACTGCACCACGTGGAGGTTTGTTGTGTCACTTGGGATGCACCTAGGATGACTCTAGCGGGTTTGGGGTGTGGGCGGGAATAGACttgtctcccctccacccttgATCGACAGGCAGGCAGTGGTAACAAAGGAGACTAGGGTCAGAGTGGACCCCAAGCCGAACCGAAGTCAAACGTGTAGCCTTGTGCCCGATTGAGTCCAGGCCTGGGTTTGAGGGTTGAGGTCGGTCTCCAGCTAGacatgggtggggaaggagggagggatgatcccgagcgggggtgggtgggaccTGGGGAGATGCAGCCAGAGGAGCTGAGTCTCTTCCCTCAGGCCCGGGCGGGGAGCCGAAGGACGGCTGGTCGTGGACTGCTTACCTGGCGGAGCACAAGGCCGTCGCGGCGCCTCCCaacctcttccaggaagtgaGTGTCGGCCCCCCGAGGAATTGATTCTGGGTGGGGACCAGGGCCAAGTCCAGGTCAGAGTCCCGGCCACTCGGTGGCCTCATCCCTCCTGATCTGACCGACTTCCGCGGTGCCCGTGGTGCCACTGGGTGGGCCTCGTGGGGATGATGCCTTCCACGGTGCCACCGGAGGACAGAACCAGGTGttcccctgcctccatccccagcTCCAGACGCATGGCCCCTCTGTCTACTGGAGCAGCCTCAGCCagccagtccccgtccctccggGCCCCCAACTACGCCATCGATAAGACCACCCCACCCGGAGTCTTTCAGTAGGGTGGATCCACGTGAATCCTTTTggccgaggaggtgggaggctACGTGACCGGTCGGGCTGCCGCCGACCTCTCTGCCCTGCTCCCTGACCCATCGTGCCCTATTTTCCATCAGCACCAGCGCGTAAGCTCGCATAGGAATGGCTTCCGGCCGGGGATGAAGCTGGAGGGGATCGACCCGCAGCATCCGTCCATGTATTTCATCCTCACTGTGGCCGAGGTGAgagggctgccccctccccaacccaccactCGCCATgggaccccctgcctccctctcctcgccCCGTACCACCTTGGGCCCTGCCAGAGCAGTAGAAGTCTGGGGTGCTGATGGCAGAAAGCAGGGGCGGAGTGGGGACAGCCCCAAACTTGGGGTTGGAGGTCTCAGTGCTCGGGTATGTCTGGGCAGGGCAAGGCTGAACTGGGTGCAATGGGGTCCGGTGGCTCTGGGCaagaacagcagcgtggcctggtggatagagcatggatctggaagcctgaaggacctgtgttctaatcccagctcttccccttgtctgctgggtgaccttgggcaagtcactttacctctctgggcctcagttacctcatctgtaaaatggggattaagactgtgagcccacgtgagacagggactgtacccaacctgataagcttgtatctaccccagtgcttagaacagtgcctggcacacagtaagcgtttaacaaatgtcatcattattattatttgacgaTCCTGGActctaggggaggggagaagagggaatgggaggccaggaaaagggagggggacaaggaaATGAGGAGAAGACCCTACCTCAGTGTCCTCCGCGGCCTGCGCTGCCCAGGTCTGTGGCTTCCGCATGCGCCTCCATTTCGACGGCTATTCCGAGTGCCATGATTTCTGGCTCAACGCTGATTCGCCCAACATCCACCCGGCCGGCTGGTTCGAGCGGACCGGGCACAAGTTGCAGCCGCCGAAAGGTGAGTCTCAGACCCGTGGTGACCCTAGGTGGCCCTGGGCGGGGTTCAGGCCCGGGCGGGTCCTGCAGGAGGGCTAAGtccagcagtgctccgcacacagtaagcaccccgaTAAatatcatttgattgattgagggccttcagctggagcttcctccccagGTGAGCGGAAAAGACCTTTTGGTTTCGGTTGAAACTagtcccagcctctctcccctggcccccgtcTTGGACGGCTGGATGGTCCAGCCTGCGGTCACCTAAGAGGGGATCCTGAACCGAATCGCACCCTCAGAATGGAAGAGCTAACCTCAACCCACtgctttcccccccgccccctccttggTCCCAGGAGGCCCCGAGCACGGCCTCAGTGGGGAGCCCCAAGCTGACCCAGAGGGCAGGGCCGGGTCAGGCCCAGGGTCTGGAGAGAGATCTGTGAGCCGGGGGATCTCGGCTGGTTGTTCTTTCAGGCCGGGGCCCAGGCAAGGAGGTGATGAGGGCAAATCAAATGGTTTGCTCCCTCGGGGGTGAGAAAGCCCCACCAGACTCCCCCAGCTGCTgcgggcctccctctcccccaatcccCAGGAGCTGCATCCATACTCCAGTAAACACCCATACTTTCTCTCCGTCTGTCTGTGTCCGTCTGTCcctctctgcctgcctgtctgtctccctctctgggagGGCCAGGCTATAAGGAGGATGAGTTCAGCTGGAGCAACTATCTACGGGTCACCAAGGCCCAGGCTGCCCCGCAGCACCTGTTTGTGACCCCGAGAAGCGTGAGTCCCTCTCTCATCACCCTGAAGCCGGCCCCTACCCAGCCCCTCCAGGATCCCTTGTCCCCAGACCCGCTCAGAACTTGGGTTCCAAAATAACACCCCCCCACCCATCTTCCTCATCAGAGGGGTTGGAATCAGTTGTCCCTAACTTCTCCCCCTAGGAAATCGAACATCCCTGCCCAACCCTTTCATGGAGACTGATTAACCCTCTCCCCCAGTTGTCCCCCTTCCTTGCCAGCAGTTGTGAAGGCCACCGAGCCTCTCCTCTCTAGCCTCTTTCCCCGAGGGCCTCTGTGGCATGCAGGTACAGGGACGGGTGcatggggatgaggggaagggggtcggaaaccaaaggtcctgggttctattgctgACTTAGATCCTGGGATCACATGGGCCTTAATTTCCCCAGATGTGACACAAGCGCACTAGTCCCTCTCCGTCCCTCAGGGGTGCGGGCGGGCCCTGGGAGCTGAACTCTGTGGTTCTGGACTCTGGGGGTCAGGGGTTGTAGGATCCACACAGATGACTTTGTCCTTCTACCCTGAACACCTAATGGACGGGTAACAAGCCCCcactgtagtcagtcagtcattcgtatttactgagcacttactgggttcggagcactgtactaagcgcttgggagagtacaatataacaatagacacgttctttgcgcacaatgagcttacatctaaagggggagacagacattaatagaaataaataaattgcagatatgtacataaatgctgtggggctggggaggaatgaataaagagagcaaatcagggtgatacagaagagaaggggagaagagaaaaggaaggcttaatccTCACAACGATAATTGTGGACTTGTGaatcactgactatgtgccaagcactgtactaagcgctggggtagattctagataaACAGGTTGGCCCTAGTCTCTgtttccacctagggctcacagtctaagtaggaggaagaaatgaaagatgaggaaactgaggcttaaagatgttaaatgacttgcccaaggtcatacagcaggcaactgatagagctgggattagaactcgtatcctctgcctcccaagaccTGgagtcttccactaggccatgctgcttctcccctacgGCAAGCTCCCCCTCCAGACAGCCCCAGGAAAAAGCTCTGCCCGGCCTCTAGATtgcagattgtaagcttgttgtgggcagggaacataactgttatattgtctattgtactctcccatgtgcttagaacagtgctcagcacacagcaagctctcaataaatacgactgactgactgacagcctgCTCCAGCCTGCCCCAGCCTGATGGGGAAACGGGATATTTGACGGATGGCTGAGTCCGGGAAATGGGAGAGGACGATAATGACGTCAGGTCAACAGGGGATGGGACTAGAAAGGATGGAGAGATCTAGGGGATGGGGACTTGTaggttgtgggaagggaccgGATTGGGGGATGGAAAGGATTGGGACGGGGAGAGtttagggggatggagaggattgGGTCAGGGGGAGTTTAGGGGGATGAAGAAGATTGGAGTGTGGGGATtttagggggatggagaggactgGGGTTGCGGGAgttgagggggtggagaggattgGGGCAGGGGAAGTTTAGGGGGATGGAGAGGTTTGGGGGATGGAGAGTTTGTGGGGGATTGGGAGATGAACAGACAGAAGATcggggagggtggcagggaggatggggtgtTGGAAGACGCTGGGTTGGGTGTCAGTGTCAGGCCCAGGAGCTGTGGGCTCTGGGGCAGggacctctccctccttcccgcagGGGGTGGCCCCGGCCGGCTTCCAGGTGGGCATGAAGCTGGAGGCCGTGGACCGCATGAACCCATCCCTCATCTGCGTGGCCACGGTGACGGACGTGGTGGACGCGCGGTTCCTCGTCCACTTCGACAACTGGGACGACACTTACGACTACTGGTGGGAGTCCCGAGCACCCCCTGCCTGCCCGCTCCCctctggatctccctcctccccagacttCGCTGGTACCTCCTCTGGCCCCCTCTGCGCCCCCAAAACTTTGCCCCCGAGTCCTCTGGCTCCTTGGACCTCCTTCCGCAGGCTCCCCAAGGGCTTCCCCCCTTTTGGGGACTCCCCACCCCGGAGATCACCTTCCCCTCTACAGCTTGTTTGTTCCAGCCCCTGCTGTGGCCCCCAGGTCTGGGCCTGGGGTCCGGAGGGCGGGGGAGCCCCTGGTCAAGAGGCTTGTCAGGGCTAGATCTGGGACAGAACTGGCTACCTCCTTCAGCAGGTCTCCATAGCCTTGGGACCAGCttctggagggagggagtaggggttggGATTGACCTGCTCCTCACCATTAAAGGGTGGGGCTAAAGGCATGGAGAAGAGGGCTACTGCTCctcaggaaagggggaaggggtggctgGCCCCCAAGACCTCCAGGAAGGAAGCCCGAccctgaagagaggaggaggcccacTCCAGTTCTGTCTTAGGCCCCTTCCAACCCTTCCTCACGCCATGACcgcccttcttctcttcctctcccgcctCTGCAGGCCGGGCTGGGGCAGGCTGCGTGGGGACGAGCCCTGCAAGGCACAGGGATTTATGTCAATCCAGTTGCCCCTCGCCTCCTGCTGCTGCGGTTGCCAGCCGGGGGATATGGGGAGTGAGGTGGGGGCCAGAGcagagagcggggagggggagcccctgCTGCCGCACGGAGGGGACCTGGGCTAGGCTCTCTGCTCTCTGGGCCAGTagggtggggggggtctccttGATTCCAGGTGTGACCCCAGCAGCCCGTACATCCACCCCGTTGGTTGGTGCCAGGAGCATGGGaagcccctcacccctcctcaaGGTAACTGGCACCCTACCCTGCTCTCTggacccctccccactgccctcagCTTTCTGCCCCATCTTCCTGACCTCCT contains:
- the L3MBTL1 gene encoding lethal(3)malignant brain tumor-like protein 1 isoform X1; the encoded protein is MDGRVELEVLRTPQGPGEVSVHLVASDNAVPTPHLPATAFIIPANPTTITLPTGPVEIQRFPREPLRGPGPERPERLPGSEPVTATVIPQVGGVQACSTVRVLEWKDGLATLPGSSLRLRINEFGTLKVVSGDRLAGPEPVTEAPPAKDGVPAGPTEHAAPAPPPGAEEDEEEEEEEEEEEEGSCRCNTCGRRHVAGGTRGGRGFCSEICHRQFTERSVIVENSAGSTNAVEILKPVKKRKRKECPSPSEGESELEQMEEKQEEQKDAEGEGDPATSTPESEEWSPSHPGPGGEPKDGWSWTAYLAEHKAVAAPPNLFQEHQRVSSHRNGFRPGMKLEGIDPQHPSMYFILTVAEVCGFRMRLHFDGYSECHDFWLNADSPNIHPAGWFERTGHKLQPPKGPGYKEDEFSWSNYLRVTKAQAAPQHLFVTPRSGVAPAGFQVGMKLEAVDRMNPSLICVATVTDVVDARFLVHFDNWDDTYDYWCDPSSPYIHPVGWCQEHGKPLTPPQDYPDPDSFSWERYLGETGAPAVPAWAFTVRPPHGFLVNMKLEAVDRRSPSLIRVASVEDVEDHRVKIHFDGWTHAYDFWIDADHPDLHPAGWCSRTGHPLQPPLRPKEPGSSSSPPGSCPALNCKNLPPAKGSRYSFHHRKCPTPGCDGSGHVTGKFTAHHCLSGCPLAEKNQGRLKAELSDAEASARKRNLIGFSQRKKSRHHGRIGRPRKYRKLQQEDFQTLSADTGHQSFFMSALSAHPDRSLSLCWEQHCKLLPGVAGITAATVAKWTIDEVFGFVQTLTGCEDQAKLFKDEMIDGEAFLLLTQADIVKIMSVKLGPALKIYNAILMFKNADDTLK
- the L3MBTL1 gene encoding lethal(3)malignant brain tumor-like protein 1 isoform X2, which gives rise to MDGRVELEVLRTPQGPGEVSVHLVASDNAVPTPHLPATAFIIPANPTTITLPTGPVEIQRFPREPLRGPGPERPERLPGSEPVTATVIPQVGGVQACSTVRVLEWKDGLATLPGSSLRLRINEFGTLKVVSGDRLAGPEPVTEAPPAKDGVPAGPTEHAAPAPPPGAEEDEEEEEEEEEEEEGSCRCNTCGRRHVAGGTRGGRGFCSEICHRQFTERSVIVENSAGSTNAVEILKPVKKRKRKECPSPSEGESELEQMEEKQEEQKDAEGEGDPATSTPESEEWSPSHPGPGGEPKDGWSWTAYLAEHKAVAAPPNLFQEHQRVSSHRNGFRPGMKLEGIDPQHPSMYFILTVAEVCGFRMRLHFDGYSECHDFWLNADSPNIHPAGWFERTGHKLQPPKGYKEDEFSWSNYLRVTKAQAAPQHLFVTPRSGVAPAGFQVGMKLEAVDRMNPSLICVATVTDVVDARFLVHFDNWDDTYDYWCDPSSPYIHPVGWCQEHGKPLTPPQDYPDPDSFSWERYLGETGAPAVPAWAFTVRPPHGFLVNMKLEAVDRRSPSLIRVASVEDVEDHRVKIHFDGWTHAYDFWIDADHPDLHPAGWCSRTGHPLQPPLRPKEPGSSSSPPGSCPALNCKNLPPAKGSRYSFHHRKCPTPGCDGSGHVTGKFTAHHCLSGCPLAEKNQGRLKAELSDAEASARKRNLIGFSQRKKSRHHGRIGRPRKYRKLQQEDFQTLSADTGHQSFFMSALSAHPDRSLSLCWEQHCKLLPGVAGITAATVAKWTIDEVFGFVQTLTGCEDQAKLFKDEMIDGEAFLLLTQADIVKIMSVKLGPALKIYNAILMFKNADDTLK